Proteins encoded by one window of Silvibacterium dinghuense:
- a CDS encoding sensor histidine kinase: MKRYSLTRRLVATVLLVELLSAVAVTGLAWAYERHAHFRAFDVLLRGHADSILGAVQDAEDPGDNVFLDRTVLNQGDLSLPRDDVYEVRDEKGRILGRSTNWSGATDAQMAEPEDHPVKLMIGHRHYHGLLLHGTRRVDPNDKGGGGTLHHLTVIYASPVDHVWHAVAGAVQFYAIASVALMAVTGLLMAWLLRRGLSPLRDLADEASKVTATAWSFHPSEQARAMAELAPLALAMEQTLTRLEDAFAQQRRFTSDAAHELKTAVAVIKSSLQLLSMRPRDVEEYRAGLERCQLDCSRLEEIVLRMLLLARYEAGASSSDTGVAECNLRSVIFSVRDEFMPVALARGQRLEAKAEEDSFVPLVHADATMLLANLVMNALQHSPSHAVTRVTVCEDSAGTLLTVSDEGEGMSAEVLAHVFERFYRGDPSRDRHTGGTGLGLSICKAIAESAGGRIEIRSETGKGTAVEVWLPKIHKELEVSSAGLQDRLP; this comes from the coding sequence ATGAAGCGCTACTCCCTTACGCGACGGCTGGTGGCGACAGTGCTGCTCGTGGAGTTGCTCTCCGCAGTGGCTGTGACAGGGCTGGCATGGGCCTATGAACGGCATGCGCATTTCCGCGCCTTCGACGTGCTGCTGCGCGGGCATGCAGACTCCATTCTCGGGGCAGTGCAGGACGCAGAAGATCCAGGAGACAACGTATTTCTGGACAGGACAGTCCTGAATCAGGGAGATCTGTCGCTTCCGCGCGACGATGTGTACGAGGTGCGCGATGAGAAAGGGCGCATCCTTGGCCGGTCTACGAACTGGAGCGGCGCGACGGACGCCCAGATGGCAGAGCCGGAAGATCATCCCGTAAAGCTGATGATCGGGCACCGGCATTATCACGGTCTGCTGCTGCATGGCACGCGGCGGGTGGACCCGAACGACAAGGGCGGCGGCGGCACGCTGCATCACCTCACGGTGATCTATGCCTCGCCGGTCGATCATGTCTGGCACGCCGTGGCGGGCGCCGTGCAGTTCTATGCCATCGCAAGCGTTGCGCTCATGGCCGTAACTGGCCTGCTGATGGCGTGGCTGCTGCGCAGGGGATTGAGCCCGCTGAGAGATCTCGCGGACGAAGCCTCAAAGGTGACGGCAACCGCGTGGAGCTTCCATCCTTCGGAGCAGGCGCGCGCGATGGCGGAACTGGCTCCTCTGGCGCTGGCCATGGAGCAGACGCTGACCAGGCTGGAAGACGCCTTCGCGCAGCAGAGGCGTTTTACCAGCGATGCGGCTCATGAGTTGAAGACTGCGGTTGCCGTAATCAAGTCGTCGCTCCAGTTGCTGAGCATGCGGCCGCGTGACGTAGAGGAGTACCGAGCCGGTCTGGAGCGTTGCCAGCTGGATTGCTCGCGCCTGGAAGAGATCGTTTTAAGAATGCTGCTGCTGGCCCGTTATGAGGCAGGCGCGTCATCTTCCGATACCGGCGTGGCGGAATGCAACCTGCGCTCCGTGATCTTTTCCGTGCGGGACGAGTTCATGCCGGTGGCACTGGCGCGCGGCCAGCGGCTTGAAGCAAAGGCAGAAGAAGATAGCTTCGTACCGCTCGTGCATGCGGATGCGACCATGCTACTGGCGAATCTGGTGATGAATGCCCTGCAGCACAGCCCGTCGCATGCCGTTACGCGGGTTACGGTCTGTGAGGACAGCGCAGGGACGCTGCTGACGGTCAGCGACGAAGGAGAAGGGATGTCCGCTGAGGTTCTGGCGCATGTCTTCGAGCGCTTTTACCGGGGCGATCCTTCGCGCGACCGCCACACCGGCGGCACAGGCCTGGGGCTCTCCATCTGCAAGGCCATCGCAGAAAGCGCCGGCGGCAGGATCGAGATTCGAAGCGAAACGGGCAAGGGAACCGCGGTGGAAGTATGGCTGCCTAAAATTCATAAAGAGCTGGAAGTATCTTCAGCGGGCCTTCAGGATCGCCTGCCATGA
- the smc gene encoding chromosome segregation protein SMC: MLKLKKIQILGFKSFCDRTEVALPGSGIAIVVGPNGCGKSNILDGLSWVLGEQSAKTLRGGKMEDVIFAGTRDRKALGMAEVTITLIDPEAYVGGPLLDEPEIVIEDEMEADWDEEKIRAERAAEVEEIIAEAQPGPVAVEGAAPAANPSAVNPSVEQPEGEQAEASVEGGSPVVLKIRRRKFQKTPQKGEIVVTRRLFRTGDSEYLLNGKLCRLRDIQDIFMGTGLGPESYAIIGQERIGQLLSSKPHDRRSIIEEAAGITRFKTKKRLAELRLEQSKQNLSRVNDIFEEITRQMASLKRQAAKAERYGQLRDEMRARLRVVLASRISQLDTEQAAVTEEIGTLTTSIDQHSAAIEEMDAQHSTLRARGYEIDTAAKESQTSANQAAVELERAASRHHANAERIIDLDARATAGAAELEQTRAQLANLTAERDAQRKFLDSAASEAQAFKEEAQVRQQQAREALAAVSSGEQRAENARRQAMQLLSQVGNIRNQATQAEESLASLEREAERLAGEMNTARKDLESLGAERGQASLTFESVTERLKNLEAEIQTLRAQINVKRSEEAEAKRRGDQLRGERATLAGRKNSLESLIREHSYSTDTVKKLFRSHALAGGLKPVGTLADFLEVNDQYESVVDEFLRDELNYIVVKSWDAAHEGMRLLKTDVDGRATFLVHPEDSQARFSFAGDDSQNRHEQHQGVVPLKKCIRVLDGFGRSLEVILPKLRDGYVTPDSETARSLALENPQAFFLAPSGECFHNVTVTGGKPRNGGPLTLKRELRETQEKLQKVETELAQTEMAAATFAKELSEINRQLEILGEERRVAERESANQSAALRQLESEVQRLERRLQEWVLQGERNKDQRNQKQTFIEQKREEASRIESQHLAAEAGIEELQKTLENLRRQREEAQMQAAQVSAELAGLEERRRGAEANFARIDRMFNDVRQRVGQIEAQLVAAQSEKQQRERENEQLAASREQLAGTREQALAEIARLTAEATQLRAQVTEIEQQLKSLRAETDTLRETRSVRSSRSATLTAELTHLEETCMNDLAVEASVLREDQEIVRIDGEALSTEDEACRGLKQKLEGMGPVNMMALEEYQETSQRHEFLETQRKDLLDSIENTTATIREIDQISRTKFDEAFVRINENFSATFSKLFGGGQAFMRLTDEENSADSGIDIVSQPPGKKLQNVLLLSGGEKALTALSLLVGIFQYQPSPFCVLDEVDAPLDETNVGRLADMLRGMSNDTQFVIVTHSKRMMTAADMIYGVTMQEPGVSKVVSVKLGGQQNTGDRRATA; encoded by the coding sequence ATGCTGAAGCTGAAAAAGATCCAGATCCTGGGCTTCAAGTCATTCTGTGACCGTACCGAGGTCGCGCTCCCCGGATCCGGCATTGCCATCGTCGTCGGCCCCAATGGCTGCGGCAAGTCCAACATTCTCGATGGCCTCAGCTGGGTGCTGGGCGAACAGAGCGCCAAGACCCTGCGCGGCGGCAAGATGGAAGATGTCATCTTTGCGGGTACGCGCGACCGCAAGGCCCTCGGCATGGCCGAGGTCACCATCACCCTCATCGATCCGGAAGCCTATGTCGGCGGCCCGCTGCTCGACGAGCCGGAGATCGTGATCGAGGACGAGATGGAGGCCGACTGGGACGAGGAGAAGATCCGCGCCGAACGTGCCGCCGAAGTGGAAGAGATCATCGCCGAGGCCCAGCCCGGTCCGGTCGCCGTCGAAGGCGCGGCTCCAGCCGCGAACCCGTCCGCTGTGAATCCGTCTGTAGAGCAGCCCGAGGGTGAGCAGGCTGAAGCGTCGGTGGAAGGCGGCAGCCCCGTCGTTCTCAAGATCCGGCGCCGCAAGTTCCAGAAGACGCCGCAGAAGGGCGAAATCGTCGTCACGCGCCGGCTTTTCCGCACCGGAGACAGCGAATACCTGCTCAACGGCAAGCTCTGCCGCCTGCGCGACATTCAGGACATTTTTATGGGCACCGGCCTAGGGCCGGAGTCCTACGCAATCATCGGGCAGGAGCGCATCGGCCAGCTGCTCAGCTCGAAGCCGCACGACCGCCGCTCGATCATCGAAGAGGCCGCCGGCATCACCCGCTTCAAGACCAAGAAGCGCCTCGCCGAGCTGCGCCTCGAGCAGTCGAAACAGAACCTCTCGCGCGTCAACGATATCTTCGAAGAAATTACGCGGCAGATGGCCTCGCTGAAGCGCCAGGCCGCGAAGGCCGAGCGCTACGGCCAACTGCGCGACGAGATGCGCGCACGCCTGCGCGTGGTGCTCGCCAGCCGCATCTCGCAGCTCGACACCGAACAGGCTGCGGTGACCGAAGAGATCGGCACACTGACGACCAGCATCGACCAGCACTCTGCCGCGATCGAGGAGATGGACGCGCAGCACTCGACGCTTCGCGCCCGCGGCTACGAGATCGACACTGCCGCCAAGGAATCACAGACCAGCGCCAACCAGGCTGCGGTCGAGCTCGAACGCGCCGCTTCGCGCCACCATGCGAACGCAGAACGCATCATCGATCTCGATGCCCGCGCTACTGCCGGCGCTGCCGAGCTCGAACAGACGCGCGCACAGCTTGCGAACCTCACCGCCGAGCGCGATGCGCAGCGCAAGTTCCTCGACTCTGCGGCCTCCGAGGCGCAGGCGTTCAAGGAAGAGGCGCAGGTACGCCAGCAGCAGGCCCGTGAGGCACTCGCCGCTGTGTCGTCCGGCGAGCAGCGTGCCGAAAATGCCCGCCGCCAGGCCATGCAGCTGCTCTCGCAGGTCGGCAACATTCGCAACCAAGCCACGCAGGCCGAAGAGTCGCTTGCCTCGCTCGAGCGCGAAGCCGAACGCCTTGCCGGGGAGATGAACACGGCCCGCAAGGATCTGGAATCGCTCGGAGCCGAACGCGGACAGGCATCGCTCACCTTCGAATCCGTCACCGAACGCTTGAAGAATCTCGAAGCCGAGATTCAGACGCTTCGCGCGCAGATCAACGTGAAGCGCAGCGAAGAAGCCGAGGCCAAGCGCCGCGGCGATCAGCTGCGCGGCGAACGCGCCACGCTGGCCGGGCGTAAGAATTCGCTCGAATCGCTCATCCGAGAGCACAGCTACTCCACCGACACGGTCAAGAAGCTATTCCGCTCGCATGCGCTCGCCGGCGGTCTTAAGCCCGTGGGCACGCTGGCTGACTTTCTCGAAGTCAACGACCAGTACGAAAGCGTCGTCGACGAATTTCTGCGCGACGAGCTGAACTACATCGTGGTGAAGAGCTGGGATGCCGCGCACGAAGGCATGCGCCTGCTCAAGACCGACGTCGATGGCCGCGCGACCTTCCTCGTGCATCCCGAGGACTCGCAGGCCCGCTTCTCGTTTGCCGGCGACGACTCGCAGAATCGCCACGAACAGCATCAGGGCGTGGTGCCGCTCAAGAAGTGCATCCGCGTGCTGGACGGTTTCGGTCGCTCGCTTGAAGTGATCCTGCCCAAGCTGCGCGACGGTTATGTGACACCGGATTCCGAGACGGCTCGCTCGCTTGCGCTCGAGAACCCGCAGGCTTTCTTCCTCGCGCCTTCGGGCGAATGCTTCCACAACGTCACCGTGACCGGCGGCAAGCCGCGCAACGGCGGTCCGCTTACGCTGAAGCGCGAACTGCGTGAGACACAGGAGAAGCTGCAGAAGGTCGAGACGGAACTGGCGCAGACCGAGATGGCCGCGGCTACGTTTGCGAAAGAACTCTCGGAGATCAATCGCCAGCTCGAGATTCTGGGCGAAGAGCGCCGCGTGGCCGAGCGTGAGAGCGCGAACCAGTCGGCTGCTCTCCGGCAGCTAGAGTCGGAAGTCCAGCGCCTGGAACGCCGGCTGCAGGAGTGGGTTCTGCAGGGCGAGCGCAACAAGGATCAGCGCAACCAGAAGCAGACCTTCATCGAGCAGAAGCGCGAAGAGGCCAGCCGCATCGAGTCGCAGCACCTTGCCGCCGAAGCCGGCATCGAAGAACTACAGAAGACGCTCGAAAACCTGCGCCGTCAGCGTGAAGAGGCGCAGATGCAGGCTGCTCAGGTCTCGGCGGAGCTGGCCGGACTCGAAGAACGCCGCCGCGGCGCCGAAGCGAACTTCGCGCGCATCGACCGCATGTTCAACGACGTGCGCCAGCGTGTAGGCCAGATCGAGGCACAGCTTGTCGCAGCGCAGTCGGAGAAACAGCAGCGTGAGCGCGAGAATGAACAGCTCGCCGCCAGCCGCGAACAGCTTGCCGGCACGCGGGAGCAGGCACTCGCGGAGATTGCCCGCCTCACCGCCGAAGCCACGCAGCTGCGCGCCCAGGTGACCGAGATCGAGCAACAGCTCAAGAGCCTCCGTGCTGAGACCGATACCCTGCGCGAAACCCGCAGTGTCCGCAGTTCGCGCTCGGCAACGCTCACGGCCGAGCTCACGCACCTCGAAGAGACCTGCATGAACGATCTCGCCGTCGAAGCCTCGGTGCTGCGCGAGGACCAGGAGATCGTCCGCATCGACGGCGAGGCGCTGTCGACCGAAGACGAGGCCTGCCGCGGCCTGAAGCAGAAGCTCGAGGGCATGGGTCCGGTGAACATGATGGCTCTCGAGGAGTACCAGGAGACCTCACAGCGCCACGAGTTCCTCGAAACGCAGCGTAAGGACCTGCTCGACTCGATCGAGAACACCACGGCGACCATCCGCGAAATCGACCAGATCTCGCGCACCAAGTTCGACGAAGCCTTTGTGCGCATCAATGAGAACTTCAGTGCGACGTTCTCGAAGCTCTTCGGCGGCGGTCAGGCCTTCATGCGGCTTACGGATGAGGAGAACAGCGCGGACAGCGGCATCGATATCGTTTCGCAGCCGCCGGGCAAGAAGCTGCAAAATGTGCTGCTGCTCTCCGGTGGTGAGAAAGCGCTGACCGCTCTTTCGCTGCTGGTCGGCATCTTCCAGTACCAGCCGAGCCCCTTCTGCGTGCTGGACGAAGTCGATGCCCCGCTCGACGAAACCAACGTCGGCCGCCTCGCCGACATGCTGCGCGGCATGTCGAACGACACGCAGTTCGTCATCGTGACGCACTCCAAACGCATGATGACCGCTGCCGACATGATTTACGGCGTTACCATGCAAGAGCCGGGCGTCTCGAAGGTCGTCAGCGTGAAGCTCGGCGGCCAGCAAAACACCGGCGACCGGCGCGCTACCGCATAA
- a CDS encoding SDR family oxidoreductase gives MTTPDCSQNFLPLASQIAIVTGAGRGIGAAVSHRLAALGATVVLTSRTAGQLEELAEAIRAAGGKAEAHALDLRSEESITALMQALKERHGRVDILVNNAGIGSLGHPLHEMDPGAWNDLMATNLRGPYLMIRAFAPMMIAARRGHILNIASLAGHNPLKNGAAYAASKWGLNGLTYSVAEELRDYGVRVSAIAPGSVNTSFGHTEDGSWKIQPEDIAAAVELIVTQADSSFISEIKVRPLQKKKS, from the coding sequence ATGACGACACCCGATTGTTCCCAAAATTTTCTTCCCCTTGCTTCGCAGATCGCGATTGTCACAGGAGCCGGCCGCGGCATCGGTGCCGCTGTCAGCCATCGCCTGGCGGCTCTTGGCGCAACCGTAGTCCTGACCTCGCGCACCGCCGGACAGCTGGAAGAGCTGGCAGAGGCTATTCGTGCTGCCGGCGGAAAGGCAGAAGCGCATGCCCTCGATCTGCGCAGCGAGGAATCCATCACGGCGCTTATGCAGGCCTTAAAGGAGCGTCACGGCCGCGTTGACATCCTTGTCAACAACGCCGGCATCGGCTCGCTCGGTCACCCGTTGCATGAGATGGATCCCGGCGCCTGGAACGACCTGATGGCCACCAACCTGCGCGGTCCCTACCTGATGATCCGGGCTTTTGCTCCCATGATGATCGCTGCCCGCAGGGGCCACATCCTCAACATCGCCTCGCTCGCCGGACACAATCCGCTCAAAAACGGGGCAGCCTACGCCGCCTCCAAGTGGGGCCTGAATGGCCTTACCTATTCGGTCGCCGAAGAGCTTCGCGACTATGGTGTCCGCGTCTCTGCCATCGCTCCGGGGTCCGTCAACACCTCCTTTGGCCACACCGAAGACGGCAGCTGGAAGATCCAGCCGGAGGACATTGCCGCCGCGGTCGAGCTTATCGTCACGCAGGCCGATAGCTCCTTTATCAGCGAGATCAAAGTCCGTCCGCTGCAAAAGAAGAAGTCCTGA
- a CDS encoding response regulator transcription factor encodes MRVLLVEDEVRLAENVAAALREGPGYAVDVAEDGETAVDLAGNRCYDLVILDLMLPRIDGGGVLRRIRAAGDKTPVLVLTARAEKDSIIRLLNDGADDYLSKPFDLGELIARAKAQIRRGKGAAHPTIRVGDIEIHSLEQQVTRGGRPIDLSPMEYRILEYLVYRPRVIVSKRELLEHLYDYNWEHHSNVIEAHVSNLRRKLDADAAHPSIETLRGRGYRLAIVREVG; translated from the coding sequence ATGCGGGTCCTGTTGGTGGAAGACGAAGTGCGTCTGGCGGAGAATGTGGCAGCAGCGCTGCGCGAAGGGCCGGGCTACGCCGTGGATGTGGCGGAAGACGGAGAGACCGCTGTCGATCTGGCCGGAAACCGCTGCTACGATCTCGTCATCCTGGATCTGATGCTGCCGCGCATCGATGGCGGCGGTGTCCTGCGGCGCATTCGCGCTGCGGGGGATAAGACGCCCGTGCTGGTATTGACGGCACGCGCCGAAAAAGATTCGATCATCCGGCTGTTGAACGACGGCGCGGATGACTACCTGAGCAAGCCGTTTGATCTAGGCGAATTGATTGCGCGCGCCAAGGCGCAGATCCGGCGCGGCAAAGGTGCGGCCCATCCGACCATCCGGGTTGGAGACATCGAGATTCATAGCCTCGAGCAGCAGGTGACGCGCGGCGGCCGTCCTATCGATTTGTCGCCGATGGAGTATCGCATTCTCGAGTATCTGGTCTATCGGCCGCGAGTGATCGTCTCGAAGCGGGAGTTGCTGGAGCATCTCTACGATTACAACTGGGAGCACCACTCCAATGTGATCGAGGCCCATGTGTCGAATCTGCGCCGCAAGCTCGACGCGGATGCGGCGCACCCAAGCATCGAAACGCTGCGCGGCCGGGGATACCGGCTGGCCATCGTGCGTGAGGTCGGATGA
- a CDS encoding tetratricopeptide repeat protein, whose amino-acid sequence MKKVVFASLLAFATSTLCTMSATPVALAQDASGSQSSSITIKDPAEYNAYTNAIGQTTPAAKAAAIEAYLQQYPNSVVKKEMLAQLVGAYQATGDTAKTFDASKRLLEVDPTNLRALTFIVYVEKAQAAGDQAKLDQAAADAQKGLSATKPSDMSDADYQKLKDVATPIFYSTEGADDTAKKDYKDAIDAYTNELKSTKDPAGTTQGFELADTYYLGNAYLQQDPKDLVNAIWYLTRAAQYLQEPYKSNAEKAAEYWYKKYHCAQNDANCQNTLEGFDAIKQLAHDNIFPPDSYKPVAAPPPPSPADLAHQAIVSTPDPSKLALADQEYILANGNDDDAAKVWNALKGQTSQIPGVVVQATADSVQLAVSDDAKQSQKADFTINMKEPLKEVPAVGSNLTLIGTFDSYTKNPAMIILKDGEPKPAAKAPVHHTHRTTGK is encoded by the coding sequence ATGAAGAAGGTCGTTTTTGCATCCTTGCTGGCGTTTGCCACCAGCACCCTCTGCACCATGAGCGCCACGCCGGTCGCGCTGGCACAGGATGCTTCGGGGTCCCAATCCAGCTCGATCACCATTAAGGATCCAGCCGAATACAACGCTTATACGAATGCGATTGGGCAGACGACTCCTGCCGCAAAAGCCGCTGCGATCGAAGCTTACCTGCAGCAGTATCCGAACAGCGTGGTCAAGAAGGAAATGCTCGCGCAGCTCGTAGGCGCCTACCAGGCGACCGGCGATACGGCGAAAACTTTTGATGCCTCCAAGCGGCTGCTCGAGGTCGATCCGACCAACCTGCGTGCGCTGACCTTCATCGTCTACGTGGAAAAGGCACAGGCTGCCGGGGATCAGGCAAAGCTTGACCAGGCCGCTGCCGATGCGCAGAAGGGGCTGTCCGCAACCAAGCCCTCGGACATGAGCGATGCCGACTACCAGAAGCTCAAGGATGTGGCGACGCCGATCTTCTACAGCACCGAAGGTGCCGACGATACGGCCAAGAAGGACTACAAGGACGCCATCGATGCTTACACGAACGAGCTGAAGTCGACCAAGGACCCGGCAGGCACCACCCAGGGTTTTGAGCTGGCCGATACCTACTACCTCGGTAACGCCTACCTTCAGCAGGACCCGAAGGATCTGGTCAACGCGATCTGGTACCTGACGCGCGCCGCGCAGTACCTGCAGGAGCCGTACAAGTCCAATGCTGAGAAGGCCGCCGAGTATTGGTACAAGAAGTACCACTGCGCGCAGAACGACGCGAACTGCCAGAACACGCTCGAAGGCTTCGATGCGATCAAGCAGCTGGCGCACGACAACATCTTCCCGCCCGACTCCTACAAGCCCGTAGCGGCGCCTCCGCCGCCGTCGCCTGCCGATCTGGCGCACCAGGCTATCGTCAGCACGCCTGACCCCAGCAAGCTGGCTCTGGCCGATCAGGAGTACATCCTGGCCAATGGTAATGACGACGATGCGGCCAAGGTGTGGAACGCCCTGAAGGGCCAGACCTCGCAGATTCCGGGTGTCGTGGTCCAGGCCACGGCGGATTCGGTGCAGCTGGCTGTCTCCGACGACGCCAAGCAGTCGCAGAAGGCCGACTTCACCATCAACATGAAGGAGCCGCTCAAGGAAGTTCCGGCGGTTGGCTCGAACCTGACCCTGATCGGTACCTTCGACTCGTACACGAAGAATCCGGCAATGATCATCCTGAAGGACGGCGAGCCCAAGCCCGCGGCAAAGGCTCCTGTACACCACACGCATCGCACCACCGGTAAGTAA
- a CDS encoding YncE family protein, whose product MPRMSRRLHWLSVGAMALGACSLSTVALAQNPYKIVDHWKIGGEGGWDYLKVDSAAHLLYITHGPAVEVVSTETGKVIHTITGLKGTHGVAFDANGKYGYISDGGANEVVVFDRHSFEKVAEIPAGTNPDGITYDPSTNTVWAFNGRSRNATVIDVASQKVIGTVALPGKPEFPQADGKGNVYDNIEDKNEVVRIDAKTLKVTAEWPLAGCDSPSGMAIDIEHHRLFSVCDGKKMAVVDTESGKVLATPAIGDGPDAASYDPTLELAFSSNGDGTLTVVDAKGDSYGVLQTLPTQHGARTMTYDPIAKRAYLVTAEFGPMPAAVPGQTGHRRPPVIPGSFTVIVVGRE is encoded by the coding sequence ATGCCCCGTATGTCTCGACGCCTGCACTGGCTTTCTGTCGGCGCGATGGCGCTTGGTGCCTGCTCACTGAGCACGGTTGCCCTGGCGCAGAACCCTTACAAAATTGTGGACCACTGGAAGATTGGCGGCGAGGGCGGCTGGGATTACCTCAAGGTCGACTCTGCGGCTCACCTGCTCTATATCACGCATGGGCCTGCCGTTGAGGTCGTGAGCACCGAGACCGGCAAGGTCATCCATACCATCACCGGGCTGAAGGGCACACACGGCGTGGCCTTCGATGCGAATGGAAAGTACGGCTATATCTCCGACGGCGGCGCGAATGAAGTCGTCGTCTTCGATCGCCATAGCTTTGAAAAGGTGGCCGAGATCCCTGCGGGGACCAATCCGGACGGCATCACCTACGACCCTTCGACCAACACGGTGTGGGCCTTCAATGGCCGCAGCAGGAACGCGACGGTCATCGACGTGGCTTCGCAGAAAGTCATCGGCACCGTGGCATTGCCGGGCAAGCCGGAGTTTCCTCAGGCCGACGGCAAGGGCAACGTTTACGACAACATTGAGGATAAGAACGAAGTTGTCCGTATCGATGCAAAGACGTTGAAGGTGACGGCGGAGTGGCCGCTGGCAGGCTGCGATTCGCCTTCGGGCATGGCCATCGACATCGAGCATCACCGCCTCTTCTCCGTCTGTGACGGAAAGAAAATGGCGGTCGTGGACACCGAAAGCGGTAAGGTCCTGGCGACGCCGGCAATCGGAGATGGTCCGGATGCAGCCAGCTACGATCCCACGCTGGAGTTGGCCTTCAGCTCGAACGGAGATGGCACGCTGACGGTGGTCGATGCGAAGGGTGACAGCTATGGCGTGCTCCAGACGCTGCCGACGCAGCACGGCGCCCGTACCATGACTTATGATCCGATAGCCAAGCGCGCCTACCTGGTCACGGCAGAGTTCGGTCCCATGCCGGCGGCAGTCCCGGGGCAGACTGGGCACCGCCGTCCTCCCGTCATTCCGGGAAGCTTTACGGTGATTGTGGTGGGACGCGAATAG